In Candidatus Tiamatella incendiivivens, the sequence GATTTTCCCTGTTAATGCTCTAACTATCACAAGCTTCTGAATTTCATTAGTTCCATCTCCTATTTCAATCATCTTTATGTCCCTATATAGTCTCTCGACCCTGGATTCCCTACTATAGCCGAATCCTCCGTGAACCTGTAAAGCCATTCTAACTATATCGGTCCCCCATTTAGCAGCCGAGTATTTAGCCATACTGGCTAACCTGATATAGTCAGGATCTCCCTGATCAGCTTTCCATGCAGCTGAATATATCATGCTTCGGACTGCTTCAAGTTTAAGTGACATATCTGCTACATGAGAAGCTACCATTTGATGATCTATTAGTGGGACACCCATACTGGTCCTAGTTTTAGTATATTTTAAGGCATCCTCGAAAGCAGCTTGAGCTACACCTAACCCGGTAGACGCTGTCACGATTCTGCCTTCATTTAAAGCCATCATAGCTATCTTGAATCCGTCTCCTTCCCTCCCAATCATATTCTCTTTAGGAACCCTACACTCGTTGAAGAGAATTTCACTAGTTCCAGAACCTCGGTAGCCCATCATATCTAGCTTCGAGACTTCGACGCAGTCTGAACGATCAACCGCAAATAGTGATATACCCCTATATCTTTCCTCAGGTTTTCCTGTTCTTGCTGCTACCAGGAAGAAATCAGCATAAACACCGTTTGTTATGAATGTTTTTCTCCCCGTAATAACATATTCATCTCCTTCTCTAACTGCTTTTGTCGTAAGGGATGCTGCATCACTACCGCAGCATGGTTCAGTGAGCCCAAATGCACCAACTCCTCCTTTTGCCAGTCGTGCCAGATATTTCTCTTTGATATCAGGTGATGCATATTCTACTATAGGATAAGCTACCATGTCTCCGGATACTGTTGCCAGTATCCCTACACCACTACTTACCCGACTCAATTCCTCTGCAGCTACTGCTGCCTGAAGCAATGTAAACCCTGGGCCACCATATTCCTCTGGAACTCTCATTGATGTAAAACCCATTTCACCTAAACTTCTTAGGATATCTTGTGGGATAATATTTTCCTCATCAATCTTCCTTGCAACAGGGTCAATGTATTTCTCAGCAAATTCCCTGACCATATTTCTTATAACCGGTAACTGAGGATCTAGATGATCGAATACCAAGCAAAGCACACCTCCAAAATGATCTGAGGACTGTAACCGTTTTCATATAAGAAAGGTGTATTTACATGTTAAAAATAAAATTTTGGGTAATAAAAACGAGGCCTCAGAAAAGGCCAATGAATTCATTTGATCATAAATAGCTGGCTCATCACCGGCCTTTTCGATAACATAATATTTTCAAAGTCTTCTAATTATCTTCCACCCCTTCAGGCCTATTATAACACCGTTACTCCTTAGTTCAACGATTCTCCTACTGATCTCTTTCTGTTTTAACCAATCACCAAACAGCTTACCCCTACCTACCAGCTTCATTAATCTTTTCATAAACCACTGAGGCGGATCCCTAGGATTATACCCTTCGAGTGGAGTTCCCGGAAGGGGCAAGAAATAGTGAGCATGTATTCTAGCATTGAAATCCAAGGCAAGTCTCTCCGTTAAATGGAGCGTGTCTTGTAGGTCATCTTCCTCTTCGAAAGGCAGTGCGTATATAAAGTCTACATCAACACTGAAGCCTTGTTTATTCAACTTCTCGACAGCTCCAACGATTGCATCAACATCGTGTCCTCTGTTAAGTATTTTTAGAACCCTCAATGATCCAGATTGTGCCCCTATTATCACGTTTTTATTGGACACAGTATTTCGAAGGCATTTGACAGCGTCTCCTATAATAGCATGCTCCGGCCTGATTTCGCTGGGAAATGAACCCATAAATATTCGTCCTGAATACAACCTACTTTCCTCCTTTAATCTGTAAAGTAGACTGCATAACTTACCTATGTCCACATCCTTGCCCTGGGAACCATATGAGAACGCGTTGGGGGTTATAAACCGTAAATCTTTCCGTCCACTTGACCAGAATATTTTAGCGTAGTGCAATATGTTACCAGGCATCCTGTGCCTGATTACTGCTCCATGCATATAGGGGACTTCACAGTACCTGCAACCCCAAATGCATCCTCTTGTTATTTCTATGGGAGCAAATATTCCCTCCCAATAGGGGAATGGTGGATTACTATTTAGATCAACTTTACCTTGTTTACCAGTGTAGATTGGACTATTGCCAACCCTTGTTACTATACCTCTAACCTTCAAGTAATCTTCTTTTTGTGCAAAACTGACCAGATACTCCGGTAGGCTTTCCTCGGCCTCGCCATGGAAAATCGTTTCAAAACCGAGTTTAAGGGTACCTAGAGGATCGCCTGTCGGGTGAGATCCTCCTGCTATAAGATGTATATTCTTATTTCTAACTGATTCAACTACCCATTTAATTTCATCTAATAATTCTGGAAGGATTGTTGTCAAGAGGCTATAGGCTATGAACACTATGTAACCTTTCTCAACAAACCGCAAAGCGTCCGAAACCATTAAACCCGGATTTCTATAGGATTTAGTGACTAATGGAATCCCTCTTTCTAGTAATTTCTTTTCTAAAACTGCTCGTAATTGTGCAAGGCTATACCTCGACTCTTCGAGGAACCTGTATAGAAAAGCTATCTTCAAATTCTAGGGCACCCTTATCAACGCTAACCTGCTTTCTCTAGAAGTAACATTCCCAGCCATAAGCTGGAACTACGCCTAATGTAAGTCCACATAATTTAATCCCTTTCATTAGCTTTCTGTCATTGCCACCGAGTTATATGTAATTTTTGAATGATACCTTCTTCTCTGTAACATGGTAACTATCTATTATGAACGCGTCCCATTCCCTAATAATATTAGCTCCTAAAAGTTTGTCCAGAATATCGAGAAGGCCTCTAATATACATTGCTGGGACTGATATTCTTACGAGTCCTCTATCACCTTCATTGCTTACTAGCCCATACCTTGTATACGGATGCTCAGAAAATGCGGATGTTACCTTGTGCGCTATTCCATCCTCAGTCGAGTACATGGCTATCAATTCCATGTTATTATGCGGATGCTTTAGTTTTATGTGGACACCGGTTACCATACCTTTTCCAACTATATGGTTAACAAAGTGCCTCCTAACTCGGCTGTAGGTTACATTAGAGTATATAGGCTGTATGGCCCATTTCTTTGATGCAACCGCCTCCTGGAGCTTCTTAGCTATCTCTCTCATAGAAATGAATGGGTTACCCTGGAGTTGTTCAAGTATAAATAAATCTATTTCATCATATTTGACATTTCTTTTAGGTAAAGGAACTCTATGAAATTCTGCTGCCCTTATCGAGTCGAGCAGATAATCCCATCTAGGTTTTACCTTCCTTTCCATAATATCATAGAATGCTCTTAAGTTAGGCTTTGAGTGATAATAGTAATCAAAGATATACACCTCAGAATCTCGTGGAACTTTAAATGATAGATTATTCAGAAGGTAATTTATCTTATCCTGGGTAACCTCAAACTGAAGTATAGTACCCCTGGGGATCAAAGGTATCAAGTATTCTAAATACGGTAGCTCGTTGAATCCTCCCTTTAGAGTGCGCTTGGAATATACGACTAATCTCTTAATACCCAATCCAGTGTAGTTGATGTCAGCGGTAAACGCAACATCATAGTCGTGCAACGTCTTTATTCTTCTCCACAGTGTGGATACGTGAAGTCCCATATCCTCTGCTAACCCTGTAATTGTGGGTAGTCCTTGTGTTTCCTGGATTTTTTCAATAATCTCAATGAAACTATAAGATAGTCTATCATAGATCTCTCTTGTTTTCCTCCCTCCCATGACCCGCTACCTCTTTTACTAATACACTAGTGATCCCATAAAATTATTATTAATAATTTTTAGGTGATTGTACATGTTTTATATTAACTTTTTTACAGGGAGAGTGTTAAAATAATTCACCTAATGATTCGCCTTTGAGAGACCTTGAAGAAGCCACCCCTGTAATAACTACATCGACCATAGAATAGAAAGGCAAATTTCCCTTGATTTTTACTGTCGGAGGGTAACTTCCAGGAGGCCTTGCCAAACTATAACCAGACTTATGTTCCTCAACGTACACATTTCGAATTATTACACTCGGGGGGAAAGCTCTCCCAAGCATTTCTCTATCAAAATAACCTCTAATCCACCTAATGAAAGCCGAGTGTCTATCACTCCATTTCCCTTGGATCCTAGGTTTGAGTTTGGATACTCTTGTACCTGGAATGACCATCAAACGCCTCACATTTATCCTCCTAACCAGATAGCCTTCCTCTAAGATTCTCATAAGAAATTCCTTGTTTACTCTCATAGTAGTCCTGCTCTCACCGGGAAGTCCTAGTACGAAATTTATACCTGGAAGTAAATGAGGGACACCATTTGTATCTCTAGTCGATCCATACTTGCTTAGAATCTCAATAGCACGAATAGCCTCCTCAGATGTTATATTCAAGTTATTGATCCTAGCTACCTTGGGATCCGCAGTCTCTATTCCAAGTGCAGCGACATCTCCTGACGTATGATACCTAATTATTGTCTTGGTAATCTCGATAGATTCTTTGGGGTACCTTACTATTGTACCGGGATTCACGTTATCAATATGTAAAGTCCGCAACTCAGGCGTATTAATTCGTATACTCCTTAATAGAGTATGAATAGCTGTAGGATTAGGTTTAGGCCATTCAGTATTACCCAAGTCTCGAGAGCCTATAACATAGAAGTCTGCCTGTCTCCCTATTCTGAAGTCTATAACCCCATATTGGTATAATGCTTCAATTTCCTTAACTATACTATACGTGTTTCTTTGCAACGGCTTCCCATATAGAGGCTCAATACAAAAGCTACAACCACCTGCTATCCATCTCGGACATCCGCGATATGATTCTATCTCAGCTATAAGTCCGTGACCCAGCCTCCTGTGCATTCTCACAATCCTAGCTCCCTTAACAGCATATATATCCACATAGTCATAGTCCTTCCTAGTTCTCCAGGGAGCAGCTTTCTCTACCCCGTGCTCTATAAGTTCTCGGACATACTCATCTAAGTCTCCAGTTACAAAAATATCTATTCCAGCTTTCTCAAGGTCTCTAGTTAGCCGTGCTACCTCTCCACCCTTTAGCCCCATACCGAACTTTGATGCAGGACCTCCTAGGATCTTCAGTGGTTTCTTTAACAGCCTAACCCACCTTGTGATCTCTCTAAGAGACGGGGGATTACCATCTAGATAGCGTCCCGGGACTGTTATCCCTCCTACTAAGAATACTATGTCATAGTTATTGGCCCGACTTAGCCAGTTAGGGTTTCTAAACTCATCCGCAGTTACATAGTGAATTGCTGTATTAGCACCATTATGATGCCATATGGCCCCAGCTAGATATCTAGGATATGTGTCTATATAAGGCGATACGCCTAATCCAGAGGGTTCATCTGTGTATAGATCTACTATTAGAACCTTGTCCATTTTCACTTGATTTTATACCTCATAAAGGTATCTGATTCAGCATTGAATAAGCTTTCTTAGCTTCTTTCAACGCTTGTTCATAGAGTTCTCTGTTTACAAGGAGTTCCTGATACGCTTTATCAAGCTGGTCTTGATCTATTATTTCAGGATCCCTTCCAGGCTTCAATACTACATCCACATACAAATCAACGTACTTAATACTGTTCTCTTCAATCTCAGGGGGAGTATTAATATTTACGTACATCCCTAGAGGATCCCCTGATGAAGTATAATATTCATGTATAATCCTCCAAGCCGACATATCTATCCTCATGATATCATAGTCTCCTGGCCTCTTCTCGACATTTAAGCCGTCCAGTGTCCCACGAGTCTTAAAAAATCTCTTCAAAACTACTACTGGAGGCTTATTCGGCTTTAATTCCACTGATTCTACTCTACCGGGTGGAAGATTGTAGAGATCACCATCCGGTTTAAGATGCTTGATGCCGATAATTCTGCCTCTAATTGTTTGCACAGCATAGTTAAGCGTTGAGTATCCTAGTTTAATAGAATCTAAATTCATGTCTATGAGTAGATGCTCGGCATAATCCACTAAATCGCTAAATAATCGACCGCCCGCTTTGAGGGTATGATGAAAAGTTATTGTGGGTGTTGTTTCAGCTCTTAATGTATCCGCCGACCTTTTATCTGGTTGAGAAAGGGTTATGATCGAGATGTACTCTCCTCTTCTTATGATCCCCGTTCCAATAGAAACACTTTGGCTTTGAAGATCTTCCTTCTCTTGTACAAGATTCCTTAACTCTTGTTCAATATTATTTGTTGACGCAATATGAGAGCTACTGCGGAACCTTATATGAAAACTAGAAATATCAACTACATGGGACGCGAGCTCGGCTAACTCTAGTTTCTTGTCCTCATCTCGGATATGTTCGCTAAAAGAGATGCCCTGACCTGGATAAATCAGGATAGCATACATACCTATTATTCTTATATCACTCGAGAGAATGATAGTATCCTGGGGAGAGAGTTTCTCTTTAATTATACTAACTATAAGCTCTTCACCCCGATTCGGGCACTCACTAATTCTTTTTAAGATACCTACATCCCCACCTGGCAATAATGCTTTACAATCACCTAGACTTTTCGCTGCGACTACAGTGTTTATACCGTAACGCCCCCTTCTAACCGTTGAAAACCGGAAGTTTCCTGCGATAGTCTCTTCTACTGCCTTACCTGACTCCCAAGGATATCCTACTACAAGGATCTCATCACGTTTTTCTAAATCGGTTTTCAGAGTTACATGAGGCGGTAATTCCGTGTAGGGTCTGGATATTCTTGATTTTAGAACTTCGCTTAGATCAGACATTGTATATCCGTTCTTTAATAATAGTGACGCGATTGCAGTAGCATAGATGCCTCGGACCCTCACTCTAAATGGAGGGTTTAAATTTGTTTCCAGGATTCCCACCTCTGATTCTATTAGTGGAGCTGTGAATTATAACCCGGTTCATATAAATGACAGCCGTTTAAAATGTTGGTAAAACCAACTTAATCCTTTATTGTTTCAAGTACAGTAATGGCATTCCAAATTCTAGTTCTAGCATGAATAGGCATGTTAGGATCTTGGCTTACCTCCTCGAGCGCGCTTACCGCGTTTGCCGCTCTAACACCAGGGGAAAGCGAGGAATCCCTTAGATATTTTATGGCTTCAGAAGCCGCTCTCCTAATATTCCTGGGAATATTAGCGTCATTTACTATTCCCATGAGTATGCCTAGCACATACCTTATTTTCGCCTCATTATCGGTAGGTGCAACTGCTGCCATTTTACTCCACCTCCAGAGGGACATCAGTGTTATAGTTTGATTCCATAGAGATATAATAATATAGTTAATAGAGGTGGAAAATTTGCCTACTAGCAGTGATGAACTAGTCCGAAAAATGGCCAGATTAGTGCAAAGCGGTGCTGTTATGCTGGAGGAAACCTGTCCTTTATGTGGTTCTCCCCTCTTCAAGCTTCCGAACGGTGATATTGTTTGCCCAATACATGGTAAGATAAAAATAGTTAGCGACGAGGGAGAAGCATCTATAGTTGAAGCTGAGTCTGTCCTGAAAGAATTAGTAGGGTATTCAGCTGGCAAAATTAAGAGACTTATATCAAGTGGAGCGGATCCTGAGGATATTGGGAGATGGCTTGCTTTAATGGAAAAAGCTGTGGAGATAGAGGGGAAGATAGGATGGTCTTTTAACCCTCCTTCTCAGAGCGAACGAGATCAGCGTAGGCCTCGGGAGAAAGGAGATTCTTAGTCTCATCGGAACTTGATAGTTTTATCTTAAATATCCATCCTTCTCTATAGGGATCTTTGTTTATTATGTCAGGCTCATCCTCTAATCGTTCGTTTACCTCGATGATCTCCCCCGAGGCAGGAGAATATATTGGTGATGTATGTTTTACACTTTCAACTGTTGATATTTCTTCTCCCTGACTAACTTGAATTCCTACATCGGGGAGTTCTACATATGTGATGTCTTGTAGTTCTTTCTGGGCATAGTCAGTTATTCCGGTTATACCAGTGTCTCCTTCTATTTTGATCCATTCATGAGTTTTCGAATATAATCTATCCCTGAGAATTTCATAGCCTTCAACAACAATAGAGTCCGTCATAGGTTTTCGACCCTACTTTCTTATGAACGGGAAATCAACTATTTTAGCTTTAACTCGCTTGCCACGTATTTCTACTTCAACTTTCATCCTAAACAAGGCGTGAGAGGGATCAACATATGCTTGTCCTATTCCTCTATCAAGTATAGGACTGTATGATCCGCTAGTCACGGTGCCTATGATTTTATTACTACCTGGAATATATATCTTGTAGCCGTTACGAGGAATTCGCCTATCTTTCTTCTTGAATCGTATACCGACCCTAACTTTTCTAGCACCATTCATTAAAGCTTCTTGGAGAGCATTACATCCAATGCAGCTTGTTTTGTCATAGTCAAATACCAGCCAATATCTAGCATCTATGGGTGTTATATTTTTATCAATATCTTCACCTGCCAACACGAAACCCACTTCCATTCTCAAACTATCCCTGGCACCTAAACCACATGGTTTTGCACCTGCTTCAACTAATGTTCTAAACAGGCCTTCCGTGTTCTTGGGGTCTGCTATAAACTCGAAACCGTCTTCACCAGTCCATCCGCTTCTACTTGCAATCCACACATTCCTGCCTGCAATAGTCAGATTTTGCATAAATGTAAGTGGTTTTATCCGAGTTAGCTGGATTCCCCCTAGCTTCTCGAGTATTTTACCTGCTTCAGGTCCTTGGAGAGCAATTAGAGAATACTTGAATGTATAGTCTTCTATAACTAGGTCGCTATAATTCAACTCGTCCTTCCATCTTTTAAGCCAGGAAATGTCTTCCTCGCGGTTAGGCGCGTTTACGGCAAGTAACCATTTGCTCTCACTTATTTTGTAAGGCATAATATCATCAATAATTCCTGCACTTTCATTTAGAAGTGCTGTAGGACCTGGCATTGTTCCCGTAGCAGCTTTCCCTATTTTCTTGGGAACCATCTTGGATAGGAATTCTGAAGCTTTCTCTCCCTCAACAAGTATTCTTCCCATATGGGTTAAATCGAAAACACCTGCTTTCGCTCTAACAGCCATATGCTCGTCTTTCACACTAGAATAGGAGATAGGTGCTTCCCAACCACCGAATTCTCCCATTTTAGCTCTAAGAGAGATGTGAAGGCCTCTATGCGGATGTTGGATTACCAATGTGATCATCCTCGTAATTGCTTTAGTTATATTATCCTAGTATTTAACAGCTAGAGTTTCTTAACAACCCAAGGAAACCTGTCTTTTTTGATTGATATTATATTCATTTCTTCAAGGCTTGTTAGGTATCCAATCAAACTCCTTGCCGCCACATATCTCAGCGCACCATCCATTTCGGGTCCATATACCTTTTCAATTATATTGCCAAGATCGGAGTGTGCTTCTAGCGAGGAAAGAGTTTTACACATTCTCCTTACCTTAGAACGGATTGTAGATACTATATAGTCAACAGCCTCCTTTCTCTTCAAAGGATCTCCGTGACCAGGGTATGCAATACTCCAGTTCACTAGAAGTAGCCTATACATTGATTCAATGTATTTTAAAGGATCATTTAATGTTACATTCCATCCTGGAGCCATATTATCTCCTACAAAAACCTTATCACCTATGATAAAACATACGTGATCATCACTATGACCCGGGCATTTAAAATAGGATACCAACCCTTCAACTATAGGAGGGCACTCATTGAGCCATATTATGTTATGATCTTCTCTCAAAGACCGGTATATGTCAACGTATTTTCT encodes:
- a CDS encoding DUF402 domain-containing protein, whose protein sequence is MSDLSEVLKSRISRPYTELPPHVTLKTDLEKRDEILVVGYPWESGKAVEETIAGNFRFSTVRRGRYGINTVVAAKSLGDCKALLPGGDVGILKRISECPNRGEELIVSIIKEKLSPQDTIILSSDIRIIGMYAILIYPGQGISFSEHIRDEDKKLELAELASHVVDISSFHIRFRSSSHIASTNNIEQELRNLVQEKEDLQSQSVSIGTGIIRRGEYISIITLSQPDKRSADTLRAETTPTITFHHTLKAGGRLFSDLVDYAEHLLIDMNLDSIKLGYSTLNYAVQTIRGRIIGIKHLKPDGDLYNLPPGRVESVELKPNKPPVVVLKRFFKTRGTLDGLNVEKRPGDYDIMRIDMSAWRIIHEYYTSSGDPLGMYVNINTPPEIEENSIKYVDLYVDVVLKPGRDPEIIDQDQLDKAYQELLVNRELYEQALKEAKKAYSMLNQIPL
- the gcvH gene encoding glycine cleavage system protein GcvH → MTDSIVVEGYEILRDRLYSKTHEWIKIEGDTGITGITDYAQKELQDITYVELPDVGIQVSQGEEISTVESVKHTSPIYSPASGEIIEVNERLEDEPDIINKDPYREGWIFKIKLSSSDETKNLLSPEAYADLVRSEKEG
- a CDS encoding TIGR04013 family B12-binding domain/radical SAM domain-containing protein, translated to MKIAFLYRFLEESRYSLAQLRAVLEKKLLERGIPLVTKSYRNPGLMVSDALRFVEKGYIVFIAYSLLTTILPELLDEIKWVVESVRNKNIHLIAGGSHPTGDPLGTLKLGFETIFHGEAEESLPEYLVSFAQKEDYLKVRGIVTRVGNSPIYTGKQGKVDLNSNPPFPYWEGIFAPIEITRGCIWGCRYCEVPYMHGAVIRHRMPGNILHYAKIFWSSGRKDLRFITPNAFSYGSQGKDVDIGKLCSLLYRLKEESRLYSGRIFMGSFPSEIRPEHAIIGDAVKCLRNTVSNKNVIIGAQSGSLRVLKILNRGHDVDAIVGAVEKLNKQGFSVDVDFIYALPFEEEDDLQDTLHLTERLALDFNARIHAHYFLPLPGTPLEGYNPRDPPQWFMKRLMKLVGRGKLFGDWLKQKEISRRIVELRSNGVIIGLKGWKIIRRL
- a CDS encoding acyl-CoA dehydrogenase family protein: MVFDHLDPQLPVIRNMVREFAEKYIDPVARKIDEENIIPQDILRSLGEMGFTSMRVPEEYGGPGFTLLQAAVAAEELSRVSSGVGILATVSGDMVAYPIVEYASPDIKEKYLARLAKGGVGAFGLTEPCCGSDAASLTTKAVREGDEYVITGRKTFITNGVYADFFLVAARTGKPEERYRGISLFAVDRSDCVEVSKLDMMGYRGSGTSEILFNECRVPKENMIGREGDGFKIAMMALNEGRIVTASTGLGVAQAAFEDALKYTKTRTSMGVPLIDHQMVASHVADMSLKLEAVRSMIYSAAWKADQGDPDYIRLASMAKYSAAKWGTDIVRMALQVHGGFGYSRESRVERLYRDIKMIEIGDGTNEIQKLVIVRALTGKIRPYKP
- a CDS encoding UPF0147 family protein — encoded protein: MAAVAPTDNEAKIRYVLGILMGIVNDANIPRNIRRAASEAIKYLRDSSLSPGVRAANAVSALEEVSQDPNMPIHARTRIWNAITVLETIKD
- a CDS encoding AsnC family transcriptional regulator; the encoded protein is MGGRKTREIYDRLSYSFIEIIEKIQETQGLPTITGLAEDMGLHVSTLWRRIKTLHDYDVAFTADINYTGLGIKRLVVYSKRTLKGGFNELPYLEYLIPLIPRGTILQFEVTQDKINYLLNNLSFKVPRDSEVYIFDYYYHSKPNLRAFYDIMERKVKPRWDYLLDSIRAAEFHRVPLPKRNVKYDEIDLFILEQLQGNPFISMREIAKKLQEAVASKKWAIQPIYSNVTYSRVRRHFVNHIVGKGMVTGVHIKLKHPHNNMELIAMYSTEDGIAHKVTSAFSEHPYTRYGLVSNEGDRGLVRISVPAMYIRGLLDILDKLLGANIIREWDAFIIDSYHVTEKKVSFKNYI
- the gcvT gene encoding glycine cleavage system aminomethyltransferase GcvT translates to MVIQHPHRGLHISLRAKMGEFGGWEAPISYSSVKDEHMAVRAKAGVFDLTHMGRILVEGEKASEFLSKMVPKKIGKAATGTMPGPTALLNESAGIIDDIMPYKISESKWLLAVNAPNREEDISWLKRWKDELNYSDLVIEDYTFKYSLIALQGPEAGKILEKLGGIQLTRIKPLTFMQNLTIAGRNVWIASRSGWTGEDGFEFIADPKNTEGLFRTLVEAGAKPCGLGARDSLRMEVGFVLAGEDIDKNITPIDARYWLVFDYDKTSCIGCNALQEALMNGARKVRVGIRFKKKDRRIPRNGYKIYIPGSNKIIGTVTSGSYSPILDRGIGQAYVDPSHALFRMKVEVEIRGKRVKAKIVDFPFIRK
- a CDS encoding radical SAM protein — protein: MDKVLIVDLYTDEPSGLGVSPYIDTYPRYLAGAIWHHNGANTAIHYVTADEFRNPNWLSRANNYDIVFLVGGITVPGRYLDGNPPSLREITRWVRLLKKPLKILGGPASKFGMGLKGGEVARLTRDLEKAGIDIFVTGDLDEYVRELIEHGVEKAAPWRTRKDYDYVDIYAVKGARIVRMHRRLGHGLIAEIESYRGCPRWIAGGCSFCIEPLYGKPLQRNTYSIVKEIEALYQYGVIDFRIGRQADFYVIGSRDLGNTEWPKPNPTAIHTLLRSIRINTPELRTLHIDNVNPGTIVRYPKESIEITKTIIRYHTSGDVAALGIETADPKVARINNLNITSEEAIRAIEILSKYGSTRDTNGVPHLLPGINFVLGLPGESRTTMRVNKEFLMRILEEGYLVRRINVRRLMVIPGTRVSKLKPRIQGKWSDRHSAFIRWIRGYFDREMLGRAFPPSVIIRNVYVEEHKSGYSLARPPGSYPPTVKIKGNLPFYSMVDVVITGVASSRSLKGESLGELF